From a single Mycolicibacterium moriokaense genomic region:
- a CDS encoding SDR family NAD(P)-dependent oxidoreductase, with translation MADLRFDGRVAVITGAGRGLGRAYALLLAEQGAKVVVNDAGGTLTGEGADASPAHDVVREIAAVGREAVANTDSVATPAGGKAIIDTALDNYGRIDILIHNAGIVRRAPLKEMTYEDFDAVLDVHLRGAFHVVRPAFPVMCDAGYGRIVLTSSIGGLYGNHGVANYAVAKAGVIGLSNVAAMEGAAEGVKSNVIVPAAVTRMAEGIDTSAYPPMGPELVAPAVGWLAHESCSITGETLIALAGRVATAIVAETPGVYRPSWSIADVGEHIGAIRDDTKPLVFPVVPDGHNDHIRYSFGRALEGAQNA, from the coding sequence ATGGCTGATCTGAGGTTCGACGGCCGGGTGGCCGTCATCACCGGCGCAGGCAGGGGACTGGGGCGCGCGTACGCGCTGCTGCTGGCGGAGCAGGGCGCGAAGGTCGTCGTCAACGATGCCGGTGGGACGCTCACCGGCGAGGGTGCCGACGCGTCGCCCGCGCACGACGTCGTGCGTGAAATCGCCGCTGTCGGTAGGGAAGCCGTCGCCAACACCGACTCGGTGGCCACGCCCGCCGGAGGTAAGGCGATCATCGACACCGCGCTCGACAACTACGGGCGCATCGACATCCTCATCCATAACGCGGGCATCGTGCGTCGGGCGCCACTGAAGGAGATGACGTACGAGGATTTCGACGCGGTGCTCGACGTCCATCTGCGCGGTGCCTTTCACGTGGTGCGGCCGGCGTTTCCGGTGATGTGCGACGCGGGATACGGCCGCATCGTGTTGACGTCGTCGATCGGCGGGCTGTACGGCAACCACGGGGTGGCCAACTACGCCGTCGCCAAGGCAGGCGTGATCGGGCTGTCCAACGTCGCAGCGATGGAAGGTGCCGCTGAGGGTGTGAAGAGCAACGTGATCGTTCCCGCCGCCGTGACCCGGATGGCCGAGGGCATCGACACGTCGGCCTACCCGCCGATGGGACCCGAGCTGGTCGCACCCGCGGTGGGCTGGCTGGCCCACGAATCCTGTTCCATCACAGGCGAAACGTTGATCGCACTCGCGGGCAGGGTGGCCACCGCCATCGTCGCCGAGACGCCGGGCGTCTATCGGCCATCATGGTCGATCGCCGACGTCGGCGAACACATCGGCGCGATCCGCGACGATACGAAACCGTTGGTCTTCCCCGTCGTCCCCGACGGGCACAACGATCACATCAGATACAGCTTCGGACGGGCGTTAGAAGGGGC